A section of the Aricia agestis chromosome 4, ilAriAges1.1, whole genome shotgun sequence genome encodes:
- the LOC121725830 gene encoding protein mesh isoform X3: MGVKVKLVLLLLVVGSVIGQEYVVEDVESIISETPKPDDVREDEIDNAPVEVVPETETLVVKSGKYQVLDDALSGDTPTNLEAVDFNAGDVQNERQVLISTTSVTNTEYAHIDGRVLPSTTYQNNGQPYIITQQRLQQIRGNFLYWFYDQGGDDNNGDYQFNIHTSTPQIHKNFNFQLPFFGFRFNYTRLSMNGYLYFSDPPDHYTYPLSFPVRDWPSVNDPSFIGIFFSKCRIGRVRPEDPDQRRPGVYFRMDRDLQTRTDQLGVEMRERITWDIREGVIGSESFFPKHAITVTWKNMSFAGGIDNSLYMTNTFQMVLATDEVFTYAIFNYLEINWSSHTEAGGDTTTGEGGVPAYIGFNAGNGTQSYEYKPYSQASVLRDLTGRGWANGFPGRHIFRIDEKILMGTCNKDIDGANLPLMFAPESGNMLGGTVVNITGPCFKPDDRITCRFDTESVVGAVIDVNRAVCVQPRFWHNGYARFEIAINNEPYKWKGKFFVETPAMATEKIFFSDNAIHERYPPEVKITWDRFNLTSNLNVQLQISLWGYKEVTIRPQLEYIDVIEVGVANTGEYIINPQNFRNRENFMHVDMQFGFLQINLTTPVVHNGVPISPVLWSRPIPLAWYFAPQWERLHGQRWPNSMCNNWLRTDRFLKNFAAQVPVCPCTLEHALLDKGRFMPDLDCDKDINPTCRYHWGGIHCVKSGGPSAEGSGQQCCYDKNGFLMLSYDQMWGSRPHRSHDFGFTPYNEANKVPSLSHWFHDMIPFYQCCMWQEEQAVGCETFRFERRPSQDCVAYQSPGVAGIFGDPHIITFDDLQYTFNGKGEYVLVRVDHPQLKLDVQGRFEQVPNNIYGRVNATHLTSIVAASNNSVAIEVRLRPQHAQWRYHLDVFADNKRVYFDRSALRVQYFPGVTVYQPMYILNQSEIVIMFSSGAGVEVVENKGFMTARVYLPWNYMNQTRGLFGNWSLDINDDFTRPDGIVVPVDLNNFQSTHRDFAQHWQLTDREQKDIGVALFVREYGRTAAYYNDNQFVPNFIREPADFLPANRSQDVARAIEICQDSYQCRYDYGMTLNRDMAEFTKNYLASITNIKEQNARRIISCGILETPRFGRKSNFFFTPGTRVNFECNQDFILIGDKRRVCEDNGRWNLPDYGYTECLRNQEYSQRALFLTWGVILAVILPLGLLICLLWFWCWHKPKSEGKEVFRFQDLPRSKSASRLNLRSTSMGNITDTIKSSTIRSQDSDVKPKLPDTPTEETPIKPTVTRAAPPLPTEPLDGESSGIGYTDSNKSDSSKSDKAKKKRAYDKTYRTNEPLPNAPDVEFPEKPWDLSEEDLLSLTSPSDTESNRDSTLTRPTNDIKYMGRPRQTGRHAMPSDSGYSTKDGSEDPYSQRYSGGQYSPIPSQYSPTYSEIYSPPTSPTSDLGPRSAYTTGLPEPPKSAPPTEIKTFTLPPQRGKQEYSSRTLGATWGIISAVMMPIVIVLICIGWRILKRKKEEEKEENDFLTIKSRPIDPDESLKINSDDESIPYKKDVTEDSPEPTEPVKVVDIEPESNNDDNNYPYQPYPNAQGEDQARPWSGETEIN; encoded by the exons ATGGGTGTCAAAGTTAAACTAGTGTTACTATTATTAGTCGTAGGTAGTGTTATAGGACAGGAGTATGTAGTGGAGGACGTTGAGAGTATAATCAGTGAGACGCCGAAGCCGGATGACGTCAGAGAGGACGAGATCGATAATGCTCCTGTAGAGGTAGTCCCAGAGACGGAGACGTTGGTTGTGAAGAGTGGGAAGTACCAGGTTCTAGATGATGCGTTATCGGGTGATACGCCGACCAACCTGGAGGCGGTGGATTTCAACGCGGGGGACGTCCAGAATGAGCGCCAGGTGCTCATAAGCACCACATCCGTTACTAATACTGAATATG CTCACATAGACGGGCGGGTTCTGCCATCAACCACGTACCAGAACAATGGTCAGCCGTACATCATCACGCAGCAGCGCCTTCAGCAGATCCGGGGGAACTTCCTCTATTGGTTCTACGACCAGGGGGGAGACGACAACAACGGGGACTACCAGTTCAACATCCACACCTCCACGCCGCAGATACACAAGAACTTCAACTTCCAACTGCCCTTCTTTGGATTCAGGTTCAATTATACAAGG CTATCCATGAACGGCTACTTATACTTTAGCGACCCGCCGGACCACTACACGTACCCCCTGTCGTTCCCCGTGCGGGACTGGCCCAGTGTCAACGATCCCTCCTTCATCGGCATATTCTTCAGCAAGTGCCGGATCGGTCGAGTGAGGCCGGAGGATCCGGATCAACGCCGGCCGGGAGTGTACTTCAGAATGGATAGAGACTTGCAG ACTCGCACGGACCAACTGGGCGTGGAGATGCGCGAGCGCATCACGTGGGACATCAGGGAGGGCGTGATCGGCTCCGAGAGCTTCTTCCCCAAGCACGCCATCACCGTCACGTGGAAAAACATGTCCTTCGCCGGCGGTATCGACAACTCGCTCTATATG ACGAACACGTTCCAAATGGTGTTGGCGACGGACGAGGTGTTCACGTACGCCATCTTCAACTACTTAGAGATCAATTGGAGCTCGCACACCGAAGCGGGCGGTGATACTACTACAGGCGAGGGCGGGGTACCCGCTTAT ATCGGCTTCAACGCGGGTAACGGCACACAGAGCTACGAGTACAAGCCGTACTCGCAGGCCTCGGTGTTGCGCGACCTCACCGGCCGGGGCTGGGCCAACGGCTTCCCCGGACGACACATATTCAGGATCGACGAGAAAATACTCATGGGCACCTGCAACAAGGATATCG ATGGAGCTAACCTTCCTCTAATGTTCGCGCCGGAGAGCGGCAACATGCTCGGCGGGACGGTCGTCAACATAACCGGCCCGTGCTTTAAGCCGGACGACCGGATCACCTGCCGGTTCGACACGGAGTCCGTAGTGGGCGCCGTGATTGACGTCAACCGCGCGGTGTGCGTCCAACCGCGGTTCTGGCACAACGGTTACGCGCGGTTCGAGATCGCCATCAACAACGAACCTTACAAGTGGAAGGGCAAGTTCTTTGTAG AAACACCTGCAATGGCTACCGAAAAGATATTCTTCTCCGACAACGCAATCCATGAGAGATATCCACCCGAAGTGAAGATCACCTGGGACAGGTTTAACCTGACCAGCAACCTCAACGTCCAGCTGCAGATCAGCCTGTGGGGCTACAAGGAAGTCACCATCCGTCCGCAGCTGGAGTACATAGACGTCATCGAAGTGGGGGTTGCGAACACTGGGGAGTACATCATCAACCCCCAGAACTTCAGGAACAGGGAAAACTTCATGCACGTTGACATGCAGTTTGGATTCCTTCAGATCAACTTGACGACGCCCGTTGTGCATAACGGTGTACCTATATCACC AGTGCTATGGAGTCGACCGATTCCCCTCGCCTGGTACTTCGCCCCACAATGGGAGAGACTACACGGGCAGAGATGGCCGAACTCCATGTGCAACAACTGGCTCCGTACCGACCGTTTCCTCAAGAATTTCGCAGCGCAAGTCCCCGTGTGCCCTTGTACTCTGGAACACGCGTTGTTGGACAAGGGCAGGTTCATGCCCGACCTGGACTGTGATAAAGACATCAATCCCACGTGCAGATACCACTGGGGCGGCATCCATTGCGTGAAGAGCGGAGGACCAAG TGCGGAGGGTTCAGGCCAGCAGTGTTGCTACGATAAGAACGGCTTCCTGATGCTGTCCTACGATCAGATGTGGGGTTCAAGACCACACCGATCACACGACTTCGGATTCACACCTTATAACGAGGCTAATAAG GTGCCATCATTGTCTCATTGGTTCCACGATATGATTCCCTTCTATCAGTGCTGCATGTGGCAAGAGGAGCAAGCGGTTGGCTGTGAAACTTTCAG ATTCGAACGCCGTCCGTCCCAAGATTGTGTGGCGTATCAGTCCCCTGGCGTTGCGGGCATTTTCGGTGATCCTCACATCATTACCTTCGATGATCTCCAATACACGTTTAACGGCAAAG GTGAGTACGTGCTGGTTCGCGTGGACCACCCGCAGCTGAAGCTGGACGTTCAGGGTCGGTTCGAGCAGGTGCCCAACAACATCTACGGCCGCGTCAACGCCACTCACCTCACCTCCATCGTTGCCGCATCCAACAACTCCGTTGCTATCGAG GTCCGCCTGAGACCTCAACATGCACAATGGAGGTACCATCTCGACGTATTCGCTGACAACAAGAGGGTATACTTTGACAGATCGGCTCTGAGGGTCCAATACTTCCCAG GTGTGACAGTCTACCAGCCTATGTATATCCTGAACCAGTCAGAGATAGTGATCATGTTCTCATCCGGAGCTGGAGTCGAGGTGGTGGAAAACAAAGGATTCATGACTGCTAGAGTTTATTTACCATGGAACTATATG AACCAAACTCGAGGGTTATTCGGCAACTGGTCCCTGGACATAAACGACGACTTCACTCGACCCGACGGCATCGTGGTACCGGTCGACCTCAACAACTTCCAATCTACACATAGAGATTTTGCACAACATT GGCAACTCACGGATCGGGAGCAAAAGGACATAGGGGTCGCGCTCTTCGTAAGAGAATACGGTCGAACAGCAGCCTACTACAACGACAACCAATTCGTGCCGAACTTCATACGAGAACCGGCTGACTTCTTACCAGCGAACCGATCCCAGGACGTGGCGAGAGCGATAGAGATCTGTCAGGACTCGTACCAGTGCCGATACGATTATGGAATGACCCTAAACCGAGATATGGCGGAGTTCACCAAGAATTATCTGGCGTCtatt ACGAATATCAAAGAGCAAAACGCGCGTCGTATCATCAGTTGTGGCATTTTGGAGACTCCGCGATTTGGACGAAAGAGTAACTTCTTCTTCACTCCTGGAACCAGG GTTAACTTTGAGTGTAATCAAGATTTCATCCTGATTGGAGACAAGCGACGAGTGTGTGAGGACAACGGCAGGTGGAACTTGCCCGACTACGGATACACCGAATGTTTAC GTAACCAGGAGTATTCGCAACGAGCCCTATTCTTAACTTGGGGCGTCATATTGGCGGTTATTCTACCATTAGGTCTCCTCATTTGCCTGCTATGGTTCTGGTGCTGGCACAAACCTAAGTCGGAGGGCAAGGAGGTGTTCCGCTTCCAAGACCTGCCCCGGTCCAAGTCAGCGTCGCGGTTAAATCTAAGATCCACATCGATGGGAAACATAACGGACACTATTAAATCGTCCACGATACGTAGTCAGGACTCGGACGTTAAGCCCAAGCTACCCGACACCCCCACGGAGGAAACCCCCATCAAACCCACCGTAACACGCGCAGCCCCACCTCTCCCCACCGAGCCGCTAGACGGCGAAAGCTCCGGAATAGGCTACACCGATTCCAACAAAAGTGACTCGAGTAAATCCGACAAGGCGAAGAAAAAACGGGCCTACGACAAAACCTACCGTACTAACGAACCCCTCCCTAACGCCCCCGATGTAGAGTTTCCAGAGAAGCCGTGGGACCTCTCCGAGGAGGACCTCCTATCCCTCACGTCTCCCTCGGACACCGAGTCCAACCGCGACTCGACTCTCACCCGCCCCACGAACGATATCAAGTACATGGGGCGACCGCGACAAACCGGGCGACACGCGATGCCCAGCGACTCCGGCTATTCCACCAAAGACGGATCCGAGGATCCCTACTCCCAAAGGTACTCCGGAGGCCAGTACAGCCCGATACCGTCCCAGTATTCCCCCACGTACTCCGAGATATATTCGCCTCCCACAAGCCCCACGTCCGACCTCGGGCCGAGGAGTGCCTACACGACCGGCCTTCCGGAGCCGCCGAAGAGTGCTCCGCCGACGGAGATAAAAACATTCACTCTCCCTCCTCAGAGAG GGAAGCAAGAGTACTCGAGTCGTACTCTCGGCGCGACATGGGGCATAATAAGTGCCGTGATGATGCCCATCGTCATCGTGCTCATCTGCATCGGCTGGCGAATCCTGAAAAGGAAGAAGGAGGAGGAGAAAGAGGAGAACGACTTCTTGACTATCAA GAGCCGACCGATAGATCCAGATGAATCGTTGAAGATTAATTCAGATGACGAGTCCATTCCCTACAAGAAAGACGTGACGGAGGACAGTCCGGAGCCCACGGAACCTGTCAAAGTCGTCGACATAGAACCTGAGAGTAACAACGACGACAACAACTACCCATACCAGCCCTACCCCAACGCACAGGGGGAGGACCAAGCCAGACCGTGGTCGGGAGAAACAGAAATTAATTAA
- the LOC121725830 gene encoding protein mesh isoform X2 — protein sequence MGVKVKLVLLLLVVGSVIGQEYVVEDVESIISETPKPDDVREDEIDNAPVEVVPETETLVVKSGKYQVLDDALSGDTPTNLEAVDFNAGDVQNERQVLISTTSVTNTEYAHIDGRVLPSTTYQNNGQPYIITQQRLQQIRGNFLYWFYDQGGDDNNGDYQFNIHTSTPQIHKNFNFQLPFFGFRFNYTRLSMNGYLYFSDPPDHYTYPLSFPVRDWPSVNDPSFIGIFFSKCRIGRVRPEDPDQRRPGVYFRMDRDLQTRTDQLGVEMRERITWDIREGVIGSESFFPKHAITVTWKNMSFAGGIDNSLYMTNTFQMVLATDEVFTYAIFNYLEINWSSHTEAGGDTTTGEGGVPAYIGFNAGNGTQSYEYKPYSQASVLRDLTGRGWANGFPGRHIFRIDEKILMGTCNKDIDGANLPLMFAPESGNMLGGTVVNITGPCFKPDDRITCRFDTESVVGAVIDVNRAVCVQPRFWHNGYARFEIAINNEPYKWKGKFFVETPAMATEKIFFSDNAIHERYPPEVKITWDRFNLTSNLNVQLQISLWGYKEVTIRPQLEYIDVIEVGVANTGEYIINPQNFRNRENFMHVDMQFGFLQINLTTPVVHNGVPISPVLWSRPIPLAWYFAPQWERLHGQRWPNSMCNNWLRTDRFLKNFAAQVPVCPCTLEHALLDKGRFMPDLDCDKDINPTCRYHWGGIHCVKSGGPSAEGSGQQCCYDKNGFLMLSYDQMWGSRPHRSHDFGFTPYNEANKVPSLSHWFHDMIPFYQCCMWQEEQAVGCETFRFERRPSQDCVAYQSPGVAGIFGDPHIITFDDLQYTFNGKGEYVLVRVDHPQLKLDVQGRFEQVPNNIYGRVNATHLTSIVAASNNSVAIEVRLRPQHAQWRYHLDVFADNKRVYFDRSALRVQYFPGVTVYQPMYILNQSEIVIMFSSGAGVEVVENKGFMTARVYLPWNYMNQTRGLFGNWSLDINDDFTRPDGIVVPVDLNNFQSTHRDFAQHWQLTDREQKDIGVALFVREYGRTAAYYNDNQFVPNFIREPADFLPANRSQDVARAIEICQDSYQCRYDYGMTLNRDMAEFTKNYLASITNIKEQNARRIISCGILETPRFGRKSNFFFTPGTRVNFECNQDFILIGDKRRVCEDNGRWNLPDYGYTECLRKQEYSSRTLGATWGIISAVMMPIVIVLICIGWRILKRKKEEEKEENDFLTIKSRPIDPDESLKINSDDESIPYKKDVTEDSPEPTEPVKVVDIEPESNNDDNNYPYQPYPNAQGEDQARPWSGETEIN from the exons ATGGGTGTCAAAGTTAAACTAGTGTTACTATTATTAGTCGTAGGTAGTGTTATAGGACAGGAGTATGTAGTGGAGGACGTTGAGAGTATAATCAGTGAGACGCCGAAGCCGGATGACGTCAGAGAGGACGAGATCGATAATGCTCCTGTAGAGGTAGTCCCAGAGACGGAGACGTTGGTTGTGAAGAGTGGGAAGTACCAGGTTCTAGATGATGCGTTATCGGGTGATACGCCGACCAACCTGGAGGCGGTGGATTTCAACGCGGGGGACGTCCAGAATGAGCGCCAGGTGCTCATAAGCACCACATCCGTTACTAATACTGAATATG CTCACATAGACGGGCGGGTTCTGCCATCAACCACGTACCAGAACAATGGTCAGCCGTACATCATCACGCAGCAGCGCCTTCAGCAGATCCGGGGGAACTTCCTCTATTGGTTCTACGACCAGGGGGGAGACGACAACAACGGGGACTACCAGTTCAACATCCACACCTCCACGCCGCAGATACACAAGAACTTCAACTTCCAACTGCCCTTCTTTGGATTCAGGTTCAATTATACAAGG CTATCCATGAACGGCTACTTATACTTTAGCGACCCGCCGGACCACTACACGTACCCCCTGTCGTTCCCCGTGCGGGACTGGCCCAGTGTCAACGATCCCTCCTTCATCGGCATATTCTTCAGCAAGTGCCGGATCGGTCGAGTGAGGCCGGAGGATCCGGATCAACGCCGGCCGGGAGTGTACTTCAGAATGGATAGAGACTTGCAG ACTCGCACGGACCAACTGGGCGTGGAGATGCGCGAGCGCATCACGTGGGACATCAGGGAGGGCGTGATCGGCTCCGAGAGCTTCTTCCCCAAGCACGCCATCACCGTCACGTGGAAAAACATGTCCTTCGCCGGCGGTATCGACAACTCGCTCTATATG ACGAACACGTTCCAAATGGTGTTGGCGACGGACGAGGTGTTCACGTACGCCATCTTCAACTACTTAGAGATCAATTGGAGCTCGCACACCGAAGCGGGCGGTGATACTACTACAGGCGAGGGCGGGGTACCCGCTTAT ATCGGCTTCAACGCGGGTAACGGCACACAGAGCTACGAGTACAAGCCGTACTCGCAGGCCTCGGTGTTGCGCGACCTCACCGGCCGGGGCTGGGCCAACGGCTTCCCCGGACGACACATATTCAGGATCGACGAGAAAATACTCATGGGCACCTGCAACAAGGATATCG ATGGAGCTAACCTTCCTCTAATGTTCGCGCCGGAGAGCGGCAACATGCTCGGCGGGACGGTCGTCAACATAACCGGCCCGTGCTTTAAGCCGGACGACCGGATCACCTGCCGGTTCGACACGGAGTCCGTAGTGGGCGCCGTGATTGACGTCAACCGCGCGGTGTGCGTCCAACCGCGGTTCTGGCACAACGGTTACGCGCGGTTCGAGATCGCCATCAACAACGAACCTTACAAGTGGAAGGGCAAGTTCTTTGTAG AAACACCTGCAATGGCTACCGAAAAGATATTCTTCTCCGACAACGCAATCCATGAGAGATATCCACCCGAAGTGAAGATCACCTGGGACAGGTTTAACCTGACCAGCAACCTCAACGTCCAGCTGCAGATCAGCCTGTGGGGCTACAAGGAAGTCACCATCCGTCCGCAGCTGGAGTACATAGACGTCATCGAAGTGGGGGTTGCGAACACTGGGGAGTACATCATCAACCCCCAGAACTTCAGGAACAGGGAAAACTTCATGCACGTTGACATGCAGTTTGGATTCCTTCAGATCAACTTGACGACGCCCGTTGTGCATAACGGTGTACCTATATCACC AGTGCTATGGAGTCGACCGATTCCCCTCGCCTGGTACTTCGCCCCACAATGGGAGAGACTACACGGGCAGAGATGGCCGAACTCCATGTGCAACAACTGGCTCCGTACCGACCGTTTCCTCAAGAATTTCGCAGCGCAAGTCCCCGTGTGCCCTTGTACTCTGGAACACGCGTTGTTGGACAAGGGCAGGTTCATGCCCGACCTGGACTGTGATAAAGACATCAATCCCACGTGCAGATACCACTGGGGCGGCATCCATTGCGTGAAGAGCGGAGGACCAAG TGCGGAGGGTTCAGGCCAGCAGTGTTGCTACGATAAGAACGGCTTCCTGATGCTGTCCTACGATCAGATGTGGGGTTCAAGACCACACCGATCACACGACTTCGGATTCACACCTTATAACGAGGCTAATAAG GTGCCATCATTGTCTCATTGGTTCCACGATATGATTCCCTTCTATCAGTGCTGCATGTGGCAAGAGGAGCAAGCGGTTGGCTGTGAAACTTTCAG ATTCGAACGCCGTCCGTCCCAAGATTGTGTGGCGTATCAGTCCCCTGGCGTTGCGGGCATTTTCGGTGATCCTCACATCATTACCTTCGATGATCTCCAATACACGTTTAACGGCAAAG GTGAGTACGTGCTGGTTCGCGTGGACCACCCGCAGCTGAAGCTGGACGTTCAGGGTCGGTTCGAGCAGGTGCCCAACAACATCTACGGCCGCGTCAACGCCACTCACCTCACCTCCATCGTTGCCGCATCCAACAACTCCGTTGCTATCGAG GTCCGCCTGAGACCTCAACATGCACAATGGAGGTACCATCTCGACGTATTCGCTGACAACAAGAGGGTATACTTTGACAGATCGGCTCTGAGGGTCCAATACTTCCCAG GTGTGACAGTCTACCAGCCTATGTATATCCTGAACCAGTCAGAGATAGTGATCATGTTCTCATCCGGAGCTGGAGTCGAGGTGGTGGAAAACAAAGGATTCATGACTGCTAGAGTTTATTTACCATGGAACTATATG AACCAAACTCGAGGGTTATTCGGCAACTGGTCCCTGGACATAAACGACGACTTCACTCGACCCGACGGCATCGTGGTACCGGTCGACCTCAACAACTTCCAATCTACACATAGAGATTTTGCACAACATT GGCAACTCACGGATCGGGAGCAAAAGGACATAGGGGTCGCGCTCTTCGTAAGAGAATACGGTCGAACAGCAGCCTACTACAACGACAACCAATTCGTGCCGAACTTCATACGAGAACCGGCTGACTTCTTACCAGCGAACCGATCCCAGGACGTGGCGAGAGCGATAGAGATCTGTCAGGACTCGTACCAGTGCCGATACGATTATGGAATGACCCTAAACCGAGATATGGCGGAGTTCACCAAGAATTATCTGGCGTCtatt ACGAATATCAAAGAGCAAAACGCGCGTCGTATCATCAGTTGTGGCATTTTGGAGACTCCGCGATTTGGACGAAAGAGTAACTTCTTCTTCACTCCTGGAACCAGG GTTAACTTTGAGTGTAATCAAGATTTCATCCTGATTGGAGACAAGCGACGAGTGTGTGAGGACAACGGCAGGTGGAACTTGCCCGACTACGGATACACCGAATGTTTAC GGAAGCAAGAGTACTCGAGTCGTACTCTCGGCGCGACATGGGGCATAATAAGTGCCGTGATGATGCCCATCGTCATCGTGCTCATCTGCATCGGCTGGCGAATCCTGAAAAGGAAGAAGGAGGAGGAGAAAGAGGAGAACGACTTCTTGACTATCAA GAGCCGACCGATAGATCCAGATGAATCGTTGAAGATTAATTCAGATGACGAGTCCATTCCCTACAAGAAAGACGTGACGGAGGACAGTCCGGAGCCCACGGAACCTGTCAAAGTCGTCGACATAGAACCTGAGAGTAACAACGACGACAACAACTACCCATACCAGCCCTACCCCAACGCACAGGGGGAGGACCAAGCCAGACCGTGGTCGGGAGAAACAGAAATTAATTAA